The Carassius auratus strain Wakin linkage group LG49B, ASM336829v1, whole genome shotgun sequence genome includes a window with the following:
- the LOC113068771 gene encoding myosin-7 — MGDAQMAEFGAAAPFLRKSDIERLEAQTRPFDMKKACFVPDAEEEYVKATIISRDGDKVTCENSKGTTVTVKEVDVHPQNPPKFDKIEDMAMFTFLHEPAVLFNLKERYAAWMIYTYSGLFCVTVNPYKWLPVYNQEVVVAYRGKKRSEAPPHIFSISDNAYQYMLSDRENQSILITGESGAGKTVNTKRVIQYFASIAASPSKKETTEKKGTLEDQIIQCNPALEAFGNAKTIRNDNSSRFGKFIRIHFAASGKLASADIETYLLEKSRVTFQLKAERDYHIFYQILSQKKPELLEMLLITANPYDYSFISQGETQVASIDDADELMATDEAFDVLGFTQEEKNSIYKLTGAIMHYGNMRFKQKQREEQAEADGTEDADKSAYLMGLNSADLIKALCHPRVKVGNEWVTKGQNVQQVSYAIGALSKSVYEKMFLWMVVRINQSLDTKQPRQYFIGVLDIAGFEIFDFNTFEQLCINFTNEKLQQFFNHHMFVLEQEEYKKEGIEWVFIDFGMDLQACIDLIEKPMGIMSILEEECMFPKASDATFKAKLYDNHLGKSANFQKPRIVKGKPEAHFSLVHYAGTVDYNINNWLVKNKDPLNETVVGLYQKSTMKLLSILFANYASADSAAEGGGGKAKEKKKKGSSFQTVSALHRENLNKLMTNLRSTHPHFVRCIIPNETKTPGAMENPLVMHQLRCNGVLEGIRICRKGFPNRILYGDFKQRYRILNPAAIPDGQFIDSRKGAEKLLGSLDIDHNQYKFGHTKVFFKAGLLGTLEEMRDDRLALIITNIQARARGLLSRVEFQKIVERRDALLVIQWNIRAFMGVKNWPWMKLYFKIKPLLRSAEAEKEMANMKEEFLKLKEAYAKSEARRKELEEKMVSLLQEKNDLQLQVQTEQDNLCDAEERCEGLIKNKIQLEAKAKELTERLEDEEEMNAELTTKKRKLEDECSELKKDIDDLELTLAKVEKEKHATENKVKNLTEEMAALDEIIAKLTKEKKALQEAHQQTLDDLQSEEDKVNTLTKAKAKLEQQVDDLEGSLEQEKKLRMDLERAKRKLEGDLKLTQESVMDLENDKQQLEERIKKKDFEISQLNSKIEDEQVMAAQLQKKLKELQARIEELEEELEAERAARAKIEKQRADLSRELEEISERLEEAGGATAAQIEMNKKREAELQKLRRDLEEATLQHEATAATLRKKHSDSVADLGEQIDNLQRVKQKLEKEKSELRLELDDVVSNMEQLAKAKANLEKMCRTFEDQMSEYRTKYEEGQRSINDFTMQKAKLQTENGELSRQLEEKDSLVSQLTRGKQSYTQQIEDLKRQLEEEIKAKNALAHAVQSARHDSDLLREQYEEEQEAKAELQRSMSKANSEVAQWRTKYETDAIQRTEELEEAKKKLAQRLQDAEEAVEAVNAKCSSLEKTKHRLQNEIEDLMVDVERSNAAAAALDKKQRNFDKVLAEWKQKYEESQSELESSQKEARSLSTELFKLKNSYEESLDHLETMKRENKNLQEEISDLTEQIGESGKNIHELEKIRKQLEQEKAEIQAALEEAEGSLEHEEGKILRAQLEFNQIKADIERKLAEKDEEMEQSKRNQQRMIDTLQTSLESETRSRNEALRLKKKMEGDLNEMEIQLSQANRQASEAQKQLKGLHGHLKDSQLQLDDALRSNDDLKENIAIVERRNNLLQAELDELRSLVEQTERGRKLAEQELLDVSERVQLLHSQNTSLLNQKKKLEGDNTQLQTEVEEAVQECRNAEEKAKKAITDAAMMAEELKKEQDTSAHLERMKKNMEQTIKDLQHRLDEAEQIAMKGGKKQVQKLEARVRELENEVEIEQRKASESVKGVRKYERRIKELTYQTEEDRKNLARLQDLVDKLQLKVKSYKRAAEEAEEQANSNLGKFRKIQHELDEAEERADIAESQVNKLRAKSRDTSSKKGHDEE, encoded by the exons ATGGGAGATGCCCAGATGGCAGAGTTTGGAGCCGCTGCTCCGTTCCTCAGGAAGTCGGACATAGAGCGTCTGGAGGCCCAAACTCGCCCCTTTGACATGAAGAAAGCTTGTTTCGTTCCTGATGCTGAAGAGGAGTATGTGAAAGCAACTATTATTAGTCGAGATGGTGATAAAGTCACCTGTGAGAATTCAAAGGGAACG ACTGTAACTGTGAAAGAAGTAGATGTTCATCCTCAGAACCCGCCAAAGTTTGATAAAATTGAGGACATGGCGATGTTCACCTTCCTGCATGAGCCCGCTGTGCTGTTTAACCTCAAAGAGCGTTACGCAGCCTGGATGATCTAC ACCTACTCTGGGCTCTTCTGTGTCACTGTCAACCCCTACAAGTGGCTCCCGGTGTACAACCAGGAAGTGGTTGTTGCCTACAGAGGAAAGAAGAGGAGTGAAGCTCCTCCTcacatcttctccatctctgACAACGCCTACCAGTACATGCTGTCAG ACAGGGAAAACCAGTCAATTCTTATCAC TGGAGAATCTGGTGCTGGAAAGACTGTGAACACCAAGAGAGTCATTCAGTACTTTGCCAGCATTGCTGCTAGTCCTTCAAAGAAGGAAACCACTGAAAAGAAG GGTACTCTGGAGGATCAAATCATCCAGTGTAATCCTGCTCTCGAGGCCTTTGGTAATGCCAAGACCATCAGAAATGACAATTCATCTAGATTT GGCAAGTTTATCCGGATCCACTTTGCTGCCAGTGGCAAACTAGCATCTGCTGATATTGAGACTT ATCTTCTGGAGAAGTCTCGTGTGACTTTCCAGCTCAAGGCTGAGAGAGACTACCACATCTTCTACCAGATCCTGTCTCAGAAGAAACCAGAACTATTAG AGATGCTGCTGATCACAGCAAACCCTTATGATTACTCCTTCATCTCTCAAGGAGAGACACAGGTGGCCTCTATTGATGATGCTGATGAGCTGATGGCAACAGAT GAAGCGTTTGATGTGTTGGGCTTCACCCAAGAGGAGAAGAACAGCATCTACAAGCTGACTGGTGCAATCATGCACTACGGAAACATGAGGTTCAAGCAGAAGCAGCGAGAGGAACAGGCAGAGGCTGATGGGACTGAGG ATGCTGATAAGTCAGCTTATCTGATGGGCCTGAACTCTGCTGATCTCATCAAGGCTCTGTGCCACCCGAGAGTCAAAGTAGGGAATGAGTGGGTCACCAAGGGACAGAATGTACAGCAG GTGTCCTATGCCATTGGTGCTCTGTCAAAGTCAGTGTATGAGAAGATGTTCCTCTGGATGGTTGTGAGAATCAACCAATCCCTGGACACCAAACAGCCTCGCCAGTACTTCATTGGTGTGTTGGACATTGCTGGATTTGAGATCTTTGAT TTCAACACCTTTGAGCAGCTGTGCATCAACTTCACAAATGAGAAGTTGCAGCAGTTCTTCAACCATCACATGTTTGTTTTGGAGCAAGAGGAATACAAGAAGGAGGGTATTGAATGGGTGTTCATTGACTTTGGCATGGACTTGCAGGCTTGTATTGATCTCATTGAAAAG CCCATGGGTATCATGTCCATCCTTGAAGAGGAGTGCATGTTCCCCAAAGCCAGTGATGCAACATTCAAAGCTAAGCTTTATGACAACCACTTGGGCAAAAGTGCTAACTTCCAGAAGCCCAGGATTGTCAAGGGTAAACCAGAGGCGCATTTCTCCCTGGTTCACTACGCTGGCACTGTGGACTACAACATCAATAACTGGCTGGTGAAGAACAAGGATCCTCTCAATGAGACGGTTGTTGGCCTGTATCAGAAGTCCACCATGAAACTCCTTTCTATCCTATTTGCTAATTATGCTAGTGCTGACTCAG CCGCAGAGGGAGGTGGTGGCAAAgcaaaggagaagaagaaaaagggtTCTTCTTTCCAGACAGTGTCTGCTCTTCACAGG GAGAACTTGAACAAGCTGATGACCAACTTGAGGTCAACTCACCCTCACTTTGTGCGCTGCATCATCCCCAATGAGACTAAGACTCCTGGGGCGATGGAGAATCCTCTGGTCATGCACCAGCTGCGCTGTAACGGTGTGCTGGAGGGCATCAGAATCTGCAGAAAGGGCTTCCCCAACAGGATCCTGTATGGAGATTTCAAGCAGAG ATATCGTATCCTGAACCCTGCTGCCATCCCAGACGGTCAGTTCATTGACAGCAGAAAAGGAGCTGAGAAGTTATTGGGCTCTTTGGATATTGACCACAACCAGTACAAGTTTGGACATACTAAG GTGTTCTTCAAGGCTGGTCTTCTAGGTACTCTTGAAGAGATGCGAGATGACCGTCTTGCTCTCATCATCACAAATATTCAAGCTAGAGCTCGTGGTCTTCTCTCAAGAGTTGAGTTCCAGAAGATTGTTGAGCGCAG AGATGCCTTGCTTGTGATCCAGTGGAATATCCGTGCCTTCATGGGTGTCAAGAATTGGCCCTGGATGAAGCTCTACTTCAAGATCAAGCCTCTTCTGAGATCTGCTGAAGCAGAAAAAGAAATGGCCAACATGAAGGAAGAATTCCTGAAGTTGAAGGAGGCTTACGCCAAATCTGAAGCCCGCAGAAAGGAGCTTGAAGAAAAGATGGTTTCTCTTCTCCAAGAGAAGAATGACTTGCAACTTCAAGTCCAAACT GAGCAAGATAATCTTTGCGATGCTGAGGAGAGATGTGAGGGTCTGATCAAGAACAAGATCCAGCTTGAGGCCAAAGCCAAAGAGCTGACTGAGAGACTGGAGGATGAAGAAGAAATGAATGCTGAACTGACCACCAAGAAACGAAAGTTGGAGGATGAATGTTCTGAGCTTAAGAAGGACATTGATGATCTTGAGCTCACTCTGGCCAAAGTGGAGAAAGAGAAACATGCCACTGAGAACAAG GTTAAAAACCTGACAGAAGAGATGGCAGCTTTGGATGAGATCATTGCTAAGCTGACCAAAGAGAAGAAAGCTCTGCAGGAGGCCCATCAGCAAACACTGGATGATCTCCAGAGTGAGGAAGACAAAGTCAACACACTCACCAAAGCCAAAGCCAAGCTGGAGCAACAAGTGGATGAT CTTGAGGGTTCCCTGGAACAGGAAAAGAAGCTTCGTATGGACCTGGAGAGGGCAAAGAGGAAGCTCGAGGGAGACTTAAAGTTGACCCAAGAGAGTGTGATGGACCTGGAAAATGACAAACAGCAACTGGAAGAGAggattaaaaa GAAAGATTTTGAGATCAGCCAGCTCAACAGCAAGATTGAAGATGAGCAGGTTATGGCAGCCCAACTCCAGAAGAAACTGAAGGAGCTGCAG GCTCGGATTGAAGAGCTGGAAGAAGAGCTGGAGGCTGAGAGAGCCGCTCGTGCCAAAATTGAGAAACAGAGAGCTGATCTTTCCAGAGAACTGGAGGAGATCAGTGAGAGGTTGGAGGAAGCTGGTGGAGCCACCGCTGCCCAGATTGAGATGAACAAGAAACGTGAAGCTGAGTTACAGAAGCTGCGAAGAGACCTTGAAGAGGCCACTCTGCAACATGAAGCCACTGCGGCTACTCTGAGGAAGAAACATTCTGACAGTGTGGCCGATCTGGGAGAACAGATTGACAACCTTCAGAGAGTGAAGCAGAAGCTGGAGAAAGAGAAGAGTGAACTCAGACTGGAACTGGATGATGTGGTCTCCAACATGGAGCAGCTTGCCAAGGCCAAG GCAAACTTGGAGAAAATGTGCAGGACCTTCGAGGACCAGATGTCAGAATATAGAACAAAATACGAAGAAGGACAACGTAGCATCAATGACTTTACCATGCAAAAAGCTAAATTGCAAACCGAAAATG GGGAGCTTTCTAGACAGCTGGAAGAGAAGGATTCCTTGGTCTCTCAGCTAACAAGAGGCAAGCAGTCCTACACTCAGCAGATTGAGGACCTCAAACGACAACTAGAGGAGGAAATTAAg GCTAAGAATGCCCTGGCCCATGCAGTTCAATCTGCTCGTCATGATTCTGATCTGCTGAGGGAACAGTACGAGGAGGAGCAGGAAGCAAAAGCTGAGCTGCAGCGTAGTATGTCCAAGGCAAACTCTGAGGTGGCTCAGTGGAGAACTAAGTATGAAACTGATGCCATCCAGAGGACTGAGGAGCTGGAGGAAGCTAA GAAGAAACTGGCTCAGCGTCTGCAAGATGCAGAAGAAGCTGTGGAAGCAGTCAATGCTAAGTGCTCCTCTCTGGAGAAGACCAAGCACAGGCTGCAGAATGAGATTGAAGATCTCATGGTGGATGTGGAGAGATCCAATGCTGCTGCCGCTGCTCTGGACAAGAAGCAAAGAAACTTTGACAag GTCCTAGCTGAATGGAAGCAGAAATATGAGGAGTCTCAGAGTGAGCTGGAAAGCTCCCAGAAGGAAGCAAGATCTCTGAGCACTGAATTGTTCAAACTGAAGAACTCTTATGAGGAGTCTCTGGATCATTTGGAGACCAtgaagagagagaacaagaaCCTCCAAG AGGAGATTTCTGATCTCACTGAACAAATTGGGGAGAGTGGAAAGAACATTCATGAACTAGAGAAAATTCGTAAGCAGTTGGAGCAGGAAAAAGCTGAAATTCAAGCAGCTCTGGAGGAAGCTGAG GGCTCCCTGGAGCATGAAGAAGGAAAGATCCTTAGAGCTCAGCTGGAGTTCAATCAGATCAAAGCTGATATTGAACGTAAACTGGCTGAGAAAGATGAAGAGATGGAGCAGTCCAAGAGGAACCAGCAGAGAATGATTGATACCCTTCAGACCTCCCTGGAATCAGAGACTCGCAGCAGGAATGAAGCTCTCAGACTGAAGAAGAAGATGGAGGGAGACCTCAATGAGATGGAGATTCAGCTCAGCCAGGCTAACAGACAGGCATCAGAAGCCCAGAAGCAACTCAAGGGTCTTCATGGACATCTTAAA GACTCCCAACTGCAGCTGGATGACGCTCTGCGCAGTAATGATGATCTCAAAGAGAACATCGCCATTGTGGAGAGACGCAACAATCTGCTGCAGGCAGAACTGGATGAGCTGAGATCTCTGGTGGAACAGACTGAGAGAGGAAGGAAACTGGCTGAGCAGGAACTGCTGGACGTCAGTGAGAGAGTCCAGCTCCTGCATTCTCAG AACACCAGTCTGCTGAATCAGAAGAAGAAGCTGGAGGGAGATAATACTCAGCTTCAGACTGAGGTTGAGGAGGCAGTGCAGGAGTGCAGGAATGCTGAGGAAAAAGCCAAGAAGGCCATCACTGATGCTGCCATGATGGCAGAAGAGCTGAAGAAGGAGCAGGACACCAGCGCTCATCTGGAGCGCATGAAGAAGAACATGGAGCAGACCATCAAGGACCTGCAGCACCGTCTGGATGAAGCTGAGCAGATCGCCATGAAGGGAGGCAAGAAGCAGGTCCAGAAACTGGAAGCCAGG GTGAGAGAGCTGGAAAATGAGGTGGAGATAGAACAGAGAAAGGCGAGCGAGTCTGTGAAAGGAGTGCGTAAATATGAGAGACGCATCAAGGAGCTCACCTACCAG ACTGAGGAGGACCGTAAGAATCTGGCTCGTCTTCAAGACCTCGTGGATAAACTCCAGCTGAAGGTCAAGTCCTACAAGAGAGCGGCTGAGGAGGCG GAGGAGCAGGCCAATTCTAATCTGGGCAAGTTCCGTAAAATACAGCATGAGCTGGATGAAGCAGAGGAGAGAGCTGATATTGCTGAATCTCAGGTCAACAAGCTGAGAGCCAAGAGCAGAGACACCAGCTCTAAG AAAGGACATGATGAGGAATGA
- the LOC113068770 gene encoding myosin-7, giving the protein MGDSQMAEFGAAAPYLRKSDRERLEAQTRPFDMKKECFVPDAEEEYVKGTVLSRDGDKVTCETEKGKTVTVKETDIHPQNPPKFDKIEDMAMFTFLHEPAVLYNLKERYAAWMIYTYSGLFCVTVNPYKWLPVYNQEVVLAYRGKKRSEAPPHIFSISDNAYQYMLSDRENQSILITGESGAGKTVNTKRVIQYFASIAASPSKKETTEKKGTLEDQIIQCNPALEAFGNAKTIRNDNSSRFGKFIRIHFAANGKLASADIETYLLEKSRVTFQLKAERDYHIFYQILSQKKPELLEMLLITANPYDYAYISQGETQVASINDADELMATDEAFDVLGFTQEEKNSIYKLTGAVMHYGNMRFKQKQREEQAEADGTEDADKSAYLMGLNSADLIKALCHPRVKVGNEWVTRGQNVQQVYYATGALSKSVYEKMFLWMVVRINQSLDTKQPRQYFIGVLDIAGFEIFDYNTFEQLCINFTNEKLQQFFNHHMFVLEQEEYKKEGIEWEFIDFGMDLQACIDLIEKPMGIMSILEEECMFPKASDATFKAKLYDNHLGKSANFQKPRIVKGKPEAHFALVHYAGTVDYNINNWLVKNKDPLNETVVGLYQKSTMKLLAHLFANYAGADSVMAEGGGGGGKVKEKKKKGSSFQTVSALHRENLNKLMTNLRSTHPHFVRCIIPNETKTPGAMENPLVMHQLRCNGVLEGIRICRKGFPNRILYGDFKQRYRILNPAAIPEGQFIDSRKGAEKLLGSLEIDHSQYKFGHTKVFFKAGLLGTLEEMRDDRLALIITNLQARSRGLLSRIEFQKLVERRDALLVIQWNVRAFMGVKNWPWMKLYFKIKPLLRSAEAEKEMANMKEEFLKLKEAYAKSEARRKELEEKMVTLLQEKNDLQLQVQAEQDNLCDAEERCEGLIKNKIQLEAKAKELTERLEDEEEMNAELTAKKRKLEDECSELKKDIDDLELTLAKVEKEKHATENKVKNLTEEMAALDEIIAKLTKEKKALQEAHQQTLDDLQSEEDKVNTLTKAKAKLEQQVDDLEGSLEQEKKLRMDLERAKRKLEGDLKLTQESVMDLENDKQQLEERIKKKDFEISQLNSKIEDELAMAGQLQKKLKELQARIEELEEELEAERAARAKIEKQRADLSRELEEISERLEEAGGATAAQIEMNKKREAEFQKLRRDLEEATLQHEATAATLRKKHSDSVADLGEQIDNLQRVKQKLEKEKSELRLELDDVVSNMEQLAKAKANLEKMCRTLEDQMSEYRTKYEEGQRSINDFTMQKARLQTENGELSRQLEEKDSLISQLTRGKQSYTQQTEDLKRQLEEEVKAKNALAHAVQSARHDADLLREQYEEEQEAKAELQRSLSKANSEVAQWRTKYETDAIQRTEELEDAKKKLAQRLQDAEEAVEAVNAKCSSLEKTKHRLQNEIEDLMVDVERSNAAAAALDKKQRNFDKVLAEWKQKYEESQSELESSQKEARSLSTELFKLKNSYEESLDHLETMKRENKNLQEEIADLTEQIGESGKNIHELEKIRKQLEQEKAEIQAALEEAEGSLEHEEGKILRAQLEFNQIKADIERKLAEKDEEMEQAKRNQQRMIDTLQSSLESETRSRNEALRLKKKMEGDLNEMEIQLSQANRMASEAQKQLKGLHGHLKDVQMQLDDALRGNDDLKENIAIVERRNNLLQAELDELRSLVEQTERGRKLAEQELLDVSERVQLLHSQNTSLLNQKKKLEGDNTQLQTEVEEAVQECRNAEEKAKKAITDAAMMAEELKKEQDTSAHLERMKKNMEQTIKDLQHRLDEAEQIAMKGGKKQVQKLEARVRELENEVEIEQRKASESVKGIRKYERRIKELTYQTEEDRKNLARLQDLVDKLQLKVKSYKRAAEEAEEQSNSNLTKFRKLQHELDEAEERADIAESQVNKLRAKSRDTGSKKGHDEE; this is encoded by the exons ACAGAGAAAACCAGTCTATTCTTATCAC TGGAGAATCTGGTGCTGGAAAGACTGTGAACACCAAGAGAGTCATTCAGTACTTTGCCAGCATTGCTGCTAGTCCTTCAAAAAAGGAAACCACTGAAAAGAAG GGAACTCTGGAGGATCAAATCATCCAGTGTAATCCTGCTCTCGAGGCCTTTGGCAATGCCAAGACCATCAGAAATGACAACTCATCTAGATTT ggCAAGTTTATCCGCATTCACTTTGCTGCAAATGGCAAACTTGCTTCTGCGGATATAGAAACTT ATCTTCTGGAGAAGTCTCGTGTGACTTTCCAGCTAAAGGCTGAGAGAGACTACCACATCTTCTACCAGATCCTGTCTCAGAAGAAACCGGAGCTGCTGG AGATGCTGCTGATCACAGCAAACCCTTACGATTATGCCTACATCTCCCAAGGAGAGACACAGGTGGCCTCTATTAATGATGCTGATGAGCTGATGGCAACAGAT GAAGCATTTGATGTGTTGGGCTTCACCCAAGAGGAGAAGAACAGCATCTACAAGCTGACTGGTGCTGTCATGCACTACGGCAACATGAGGTTCAAGCAGAAGCAGCGAGAGGAACAGGCAGAGGCTGATGGGACTGAGG ATGCTGATAAGTCAGCTTATCTGATGGGTTTGAACTCTGCTGATCTCATCAAGGCTCTGTGCCACCCGAGAGTCAAAGTAGGGAATGAGTGGGTCACCAGGGGACAGAATGTCCAACAG GTGTACTATGCCACTGGTGCTCTGTCAAAATCAGTGTACGAGAAGATGTTCCTCTGGATGGTTGTGAGAATCAACCAATCCCTGGACACCAAACAGCCTCGCCAGTACTTCATTGGTGTGTTGGACATTGCTGGATTTGAGATCTTTGAT TACAACACATTTGAGCAGCTGTGCATCAACTTCACTAATGAGAAGTTGCAGCAGTTTTTCAACCATCACATGTTTGTGCTGGAGCAAGAGGAATACAAGAAGGAGGGTATTGAATGGGAGTTCATTGACTTTGGCATGGACTTGCAGGCTTGTATTGATCTTATTGAAAAG CCCATGGGTATCATGTCCATCCTTGAAGAGGAGTGCATGTTCCCCAAAGCCAGTGATGCAACATTCAAAGCTAAGCTTTATGACAACCACTTGGGCAAAAGTGCTAACTTCCAGAAGCCCAGGATTGTCAAGGGTAAACCAGAGGCGCATTTCGCCCTGGTACATTACGCTGGCACTGTTGACTACAACATCAATAACTGGCTGGTGAAGAACAAGGATCCTCTCAATGAGACGGTTGTAGGCCTGTATCAGAAGTCCACCATGAAACTGTTGGCTCACTTGTTTGCTAATTATGCTGGAGCTGATTCAG TCATGGCGGAAGGAGGTGGAGGAGGTGGCAAAgtaaaggagaagaagaaaaagggcTCTTCTTTCCAGACCGTGTCTGCTCTCCACAGG GAGAACCTGAACAAGCTGATGACCAACTTGAGGTCAACTCACCCTCACTTTGTGCGCTGCATCATCCCCAATGAGACTAAGACTCCTGGGGCGATGGAGAATCCTCTGGTCATGCACCAGCTGCGCTGTAACGGTGTGCTGGAGGGCATCAGAATCTGCAGAAAGGGCTTCCCCAACAGGATCCTGTATGGAGATTTCAAGCAGAG ATATCGTATCCTGAATCCTGCTGCCATCCCAGAGGGTCAGTTCATCGACAGCAGGAAAGGAGCTGAGAAGTTATTGGGCTCTTTGGAGATTGACCACAGCCAGTACAAGTTTGGACATACTAAG GTGTTCTTCAAGGCTGGTCTGCTGGGCACCCTTGAAGAAATGAGAGACGATCGTCTTGCTCTCATCATCACCAATCTTCAAGCTAGATCACGTGGTCTTCTCTCAAGAATTGAGTTCCAGAAGCTTGTTGAACGAAG AGATGCCTTGCTTGTGATCCAGTGGAATGTACGTGCCTTCATGGGTGTCAAGAATTGGCCCTGGATGAAGCTCTACTTCAAGATCAAGCCTCTTCTGAGATCTGCTGAAGCAGAGAAGGAAATGGCCAACATGAAGGAAGAATTCCTGAAGTTGAAGGAGGCTTACGCCAAATCTGAAGCTCGCAGAAAGGAGCTTGAAGAAAAGATGGTTACTCTTCTCCAAGAGAAGAATGACCTGCAACTCCAAGTCCAAGCT GAGCAAGATAATCTTTGCGATGCTGAGGAGAGATGTGAGGGTCTGATCAAGAACAAGATCCAGCTTGAGGCCAAAGCCAAAGAGCTGACTGAGAGACTGGAGGATGAAGAAGAAATGAATGCTGAGCTGACTGCCAAGAAACGAAAGCTGGAGGATGAATGTTCTGAGCTCAAGAAGGACATTGATGATCTCGAGCTCACTCTGGCCAAAGTGGAGAAAGAGAAACATGCCACTGAGAACAAG GTTAAAAACCTGACAGAAGAGATGGCAGCATTGGATGAGATCATTGCTAAGCTGACCAAAGAGAAGAAAGCTCTGCAGGAGGCCCATCAGCAAACACTGGATGACCTCCAGAGTGAGGAAGACAAAGTCAACACACTCACCAAAGCCAAAGCCAAGCTGGAGCAACAAGTGGATGAT CTTGAGGGTTCCCTGGAACAGGAAAAGAAACTTCGTATGGACCTGGAGAGGGCAAAGAGGAAGCTTGAGGGAGACTTAAAGTTGACCCAAGAGAGTGTGATGGACCTGGAAAATGACAAACAGCAACTGGAAGAGAGGATTAAAAA GAAAGACTTTGAGATCAGCCAGCTCAACAGCAAGATTGAAGATGAGCTGGCAATGGCAGGTCAACTCCAGAAGAAACTGAAGGAGCTACAG GCTCGAattgaagagctggaggaagagcTGGAGGCTGAGAGAGCCGCTCGTGCCAAGATTGAGAAACAGAGAGCTGATCTGTCCAGAGAACTGGAGGAGATCAGTGAGAGGTTGGAGGAGGCTGGTGGAGCCACCGCTGCCCAGATTGAGATGAACAAGAAACGTGAAGCTGAGTTCCAAAAACTACGCAGAGACCTTGAAGAGGCCACTCTGCAACATGAAGCGACTGCGGCTACTCTGAGGAAGAAACATTCTGACAGTGTGGCCGATCTGGGAGAGCAGATTGACAACCTTCAGAGAGTGAAGCAGAAGCTGGAGAAAGAGAAGAGTGAACTCAGACTGGAACTGGATGATGTGGTCTCCAACATGGAGCAGCTTGCCAAGGCCAAG GCAAACCTGGAGAAAATGTGCAGGACCCTCGAGGACCAGATGTCAGAATATAGAACAAAATACGAAGAAGGACAACGCAGCATCAATGACTTTACCATGCAAAAAGCTAGGTTGCAGACCGAAAATG GGGAGCTTTCTAGACAGCTGGAAGAGAAGGATTCTTTGATCTCTCAGCTAACAAGAGGCAAGCAGTCCTACACTCAGCAAACTGAGGACCTCAAACGACAACTAGAGGAGGAAGTCAAG GCTAAGAATGCCCTGGCCCATGCAGTTCAATCTGCTCGTCATGATGCTGATCTGTTGAGGGAACAGTACGAGGAGGAGCAGGAAGCCAAAGCTGAACTGCAGCGGAGTCTGTCCAAGGCAAACTCTGAGGTGGCTCAGTGGAGAACTAAGTATGAAACCGATGCCATCCAGAGAACGGAAGAGCTGGAGGATGCTAA GAAGAAACTGGCTCAGCGTCTGCAAGATGCAGAAGAAGCTGTGGAAGCAGTCAATGCTAAGTGTTCCTCTCTGGAGAAGACCAAGCACAGGCTGCAGAATGAGATTGAAGATCTCATGGTGGATGTGGAGAGATCCAATGCTGCTGCCGCTGCTCTGGACAAGAAGCAAAGAAACTTTGACAAG GTCCTAGCTGAATGGAAGCAGAAATATGAGGAATCTCAGAGTGAGTTGGAAAGCTCCCAGAAGGAAGCAAGATCTCTGAGCACTGAACTGTTCAAATTGAAGAACTCTTATGAGGAGTCTCTGGATCATTTGGAGACCAtgaagagagagaacaagaaCCTCCAAG AAGAGATTGCTGATCTCACTGAACAAATTGGGGAGAGTGGAAAGAACATTCATGAACTAGAGAAAATTCGTAAGCAGTTGGAGCAGGAAAAAGCTGAAATTCAAGCAGCTCTGGAGGAAGCTGAG GGCTCCCTGGAGCATGAAGAAGGAAAGATCCTTAGAGCTCAGCTGGAGTTCAATCAGATCAAAGCTGATATTGAACGTAAACTGGCTGAGAAAGATGAAGAGATGGAGCAAGCCAAGAGGAACCAGCAGAGAATGATTGATACCCTTCAGAGCTCACTGGAATCAGAGACTCGCAGCAGGAATGAAGCTCTCAGACTGAAGAAGAAGATGGAGGGAGACCTCAATGAGATGGAGATTCAGCTCAGCCAGGCTAACAGAATGGCATCAGAAGCCCAGAAGCAACTCAAGGGTCTTCATGGACATCTTAAA GATGTCCAAATGCAACTAGATGATGCCCTTCGTGGTAATGATGATCTCAAAGAGAACATCGCCATTGTGGAGAGACGTAACAATCTGCTGCAGGCTGAACTGGATGAGTTGAGATCTCTGGTGGAACAGACTGAGAGAGGAAGGAAACTGGCTGAGCAGGAACTGCTGGACGTCAGTGAGAGAGTCCAGCTCCTGCATTCTCAG AACACCAGTCTGCTGAATCAGAAGAAGAAGCTGGAGGGAGATAATACTCAGCTTCAGACTGAGGTTGAGGAGGCAGTGCAGGAGTGCAGGAATGCTGAGGAAAAAGCCAAGAAGGCCATCACTGATGCTGCCATGATGGCAGAAGAGCTGAAGAAGGAGCAGGACACCAGCGCTCATCTGGAGCGCATGAAGAAGAACATGGAGCAGACCATCAAGGACCTACAGCACCGTCTGGATGAAGCTGAGCAGATCGCCATGAAGGGAGGCAAGAAGCAGGTCCAGAAACTGGAAGCCAGG GTGAGAGAGCTGGAAAATGAGGTGGAGATAGAACAGAGAAAGGCGAGCGAGTCTGTGAAAGGAATCCGTAAATATGAGAGACGCATCAAGGAGCTCACCTACCAG ACTGAGGAAGACCGTAAGAATCTGGCTCGTCTTCAAGACCTCGTGGATAAACTCCAGCTGAAGGTCAAGTCCTACAAGAGAGCTGCTGAGGAGGCG GAGGAACAGTCTAATTCTAATCTGACCAAGTTCCGTAAGCTCCAGCATGAGCTGGATGAAGCAGAAGAGAGAGCTGATATTGCTGAGTCTCAGGTCAACAAGTTAAGAGCTAAGAGTCGTGACACAGGATCTAAG AAAGGGCATGATGAAGAATGA